The proteins below come from a single Zea mays cultivar B73 chromosome 8, Zm-B73-REFERENCE-NAM-5.0, whole genome shotgun sequence genomic window:
- the LOC103635310 gene encoding dynamin-related protein 5A, translated as MDNLITLVNKLQRACTALGDHGEESALPTLWDSLPAIAVVGGQSSGKSSVLESVVGKDFLPRGSGIVTRRPLVLQLHRIDGDREYAEFMHLPRKRFTDFAAVRKEIADETDRETGRSKQISPVPIHLSIFSPYVVNLTLIDLPGLTKVAVEGQPENIVQDIENMVRSYIEKPNCIILAVSPANQDLATSDAIKISREVDPKGERTFGVLTKIDLMDKGTDAVDILEGRSYRLQTPWVGVVNRSQQDINKNVDMIAARRREREYFATTPEYKHMASRMGSEYLGKMLSKHLEQVIKSRIPGIQSLITKTIAELETELNRLGKPIANDAGGKLYTIMEICRMFDSIYKEHLDGVRPGGEKVYHVFDNQFPVAIKRLQFDKQLSMENVKKLITEADGYQPHLIAPEQGYRRLIESCLISIRGPAEAAVDAVHAILKDLVRKAINETHELKQFPTLRVEVGNAAFESLDRMRDESKKNTLKLVDMECSYLTVDFFRKLPQDVERGGNPSHSIFDRYNDSYLRRIGQTVLSYVNMVCSTLRNSIPKSIVYCQVREAKRSLLDHFFTELGAREMKQLSKLLDEDPAVMERRTNLAKRLELYRSAQSEIDAVAWSK; from the exons ATGGATAACTTGATCACCCTCGTCAACAAGCTGCAGAGGGCCTGCACGGCTCTCGGAGACCACGGAGAGGAGAGTGCACTCCCGACGCTCTGGGACTCGCTGCCGGCCATCGCCGTCGTTGGAGGACAG AGCTCTGGTAAATCCTCTGTGTTGGAGAGCGTGGTTGGGAAGGATTTCTTACCGAGGGGTTCAG GCATTGTAACCCGGCGGCCGCTGGTACTGCAGCTCCACAGAATTGATGGTGACAGGGAATACGCCGAGTTTATGCACCTTCCAAGAAAGAGATTTACAGATTTTG CTGCCGTGAGGAAGGAGATAGCTGATGAAACCGACAGAGAAACAGGCCGTTCAAAGCAAATATCACCTGTCCCTATCCATTTAAGCATATTTTCTCCATATG TTGTGAATCTTACTCTTATTGATCTTCCTGGGCTTACTAAAGTAGCCGTTG AGGGCCAACCGGAGAATATTGTTCAGGACATTGAAAACATGGTTCGCTCATATATTGAAAAG CCAAATTGTATAATTCTGGCTGTTTCCCCAGCCAATCAGGACCTTGCTACTTCTGATGCAATCAAGATATCACGGGAAGTTGATCCCAAAG GTGAAAGGACCTTTGGTGTTCTCACAAAAATTGATCTGATGGACAAGGGTACCGATGCTGTTGAT ATACTGGAAGGAAGATCTTACCGTCTCCAAACACCATGGGTTGGTGTTGTTAATCGATCCCAACAAGATATCAACAAGAATGTGGACATGATTGCTGCTAGGCGTAGAGAGCGAGAGTATTTTGCAACTACACCAGAATATAAGCACATGGCTTCTAGGATGGGATCTGAATATTTAGGAAAGATGCTTTCAAAG CATTTGGAACAAGTTATCAAATCAAGGATCCCGGGGATCCAATCTCTTATAACAAAGACAATTGCAGAGCTGGAAACTGAACTTAATCGACTTGGAAAACCCATTGCTAATGATGCTGGG GGGAAGCTGTACACGATCATGGAAATTTGTCGTATGTTTGACAGTATCTACAAAGAGCATCTGGACGGAGT GCGCCCTGGCGGAGAAAAAGTTTACCACGTCTTCGACAATCAATTTCCTGTAGCTATTAAACGGTTGCAGTTTGATAAGCAACTCTCTATGGAAAATGTAAAGAAGCTTATAACAGAAGCTGATGGATACCAGCCTCACTTAATAGCTCCAGAACAAGGATATCGACGCCTTATAGAATCTTGTCTTATTAGTATCAGAGGTCCTGCCGAGGCAGCTGTTGATGCG GTACATGCAATTCTGAAGGACCTCGTCCGCAAGGCTATCAATGAAACACAT GAGCTGAAGCAGTTTCCCACCCTTCGTGTGGAAGTAGGCAATGCAGCTTTTGAGTCATTGGATAGAATGAGGGATGAAAGCAAGAAAAATACATTAAAGCTAGTTGACATGGAATGCAGCTACTTGACAGTAGATTTCTTCAGGAAGCTTCCCCAGGATGTTGAGAGGGGTGGAAATCCAAGCCACTCTATTTTTGATAGATATAATGACTCTTATCTTAGACGAATTG GACAAACTGTTCTGTCATATGTTAATATGGTGTGTTCGACCTTGAGGAACTCCATCCCAAAATCTATTGTTTATTGCCAAGTGCGAGAGGCCAAGCGCTCGCTGCTCGATCACTTCTTCACTGAACTGGGAGCAAGAGAG